A single region of the Eulemur rufifrons isolate Redbay chromosome 8, OSU_ERuf_1, whole genome shotgun sequence genome encodes:
- the POU3F1 gene encoding POU domain, class 3, transcription factor 1, translating into MATTAQYLPRGPGGGAGGTGPLMHPDAAAAAAAAAAAERLHAGAAYREVQKLMHHEWLGAGAGHPVGLAHPQWLPTGGGGGSDWAGGPHLEHGKAGGGGTGRADDGGGGGFHARLVHQGAAHAGAAWAQGGTAHHLGPAMSPSPGAGGGHQPQPLGLYAQAAYPGGGGGGLAGMLAAGGGGAGPGLHHALHEDGHEAQLEPSPPPHLGAHGHAHGHAHAGGLHAAAAHLHPGAGGGGSSVGEHSDEDAPSSDDLEQFAKQFKQRRIKLGFTQADVGLALGTLYGNVFSQTTICRFEALQLSFKNMCKLKPLLNKWLEETDSSSGSPTNLDKIAAQGRKRKKRTSIEVGVKGALESHFLKCPKPSAHEITGLADSLQLEKEVVRVWFCNRRQKEKRMTPAAGAGHPPMDDVYAPGELGPGGGGASPPAAPPPPPPAALHHHHHHTLPGSVQ; encoded by the coding sequence ATGGCCACCACCGCGCAGTACCTGCCGCGGGGCCCCGGTGGCGGAGCCGGGGGCACCGGGCCGCTCATGCACCCGGACgccgcggcggcggcagcggcggcggcggccgccgagcgGCTGCACGCAGGGGCCGCGTACCGCGAAGTGCAGAAGCTGATGCACCACGAGTGGCTGGGCGCGGGCGCGGGCCACCCCGTGGGCCTAGCGCACCCCCAGTGGCTGCCCacgggaggaggcggcggcagtGACTGGGCCGGCGGCCCACACCTGGAACACGGCAaggcgggcggcggcggcacCGGCCGAGCCGACGACGGCGGAGGAGGAGGTTTCCACGCGCGCCTGGTGCACCAGGGGGCGGCCCACGCGGGCGCGGCATGGGCGCAGGGCGGCACAGCGCACCACTTGGGTCCAGCGATGTCGCCGTCGCCCGGGGCCGGCGGGGGCCACCAGCCCCAGCCGCTCGGGCTGTACGCGCAGGCGGCCTACccggggggcggcggcggcggcctggCCGGGATGCTGGCGGCGGGTGGCGGCGGCGCAGGGCCAGGCCTGCACCACGCGCTGCACGAGGACGGCCACGAGGCGCAGCTGGAGCCGTCGCCGCCGCCGCATCTGGGCGCCCACGGACACGCACACGGACACGCACACGCGGGCGGCCTGCACGCGGCGGCGGCGCACCTGCACccgggcgcgggcggcggcggctcgTCGGTGGGCGAGCACTCGGACGAGGATGCGCCCAGCTCGGACGACCTGGAGCAGTTCGCCAAGCAGTTCAAGCAGCGGCGCATCAAGCTGGGCTTCACGCAGGCCGACGTGGGGCTGGCGCTGGGCACGCTCTACGGTAACGTGTTCTCGCAGACCACCATCTGCCGATTCGAGGCCCTGCAGCTGAGCTTCAAGAACATGTGCAAGCTCAAGCCGCTGCTCAACAAGTGGCTGGAGGAGACCGACTCGTCCAGCGGCAGCCCCACCAACCTGGACAAGATCGCGGCGCAGGGCCGCAAGCGCAAGAAGCGCACGTCCATCGAGGTAGGGGTCAAAGGCGCGCTCGAGAGCCACTTTCTCAAGTGCCCCAAGCCCTCAGCGCACGAGATCACCGGCCTGGCCGACAGTCTGCAGCTGGAGAAGGAGGTGGTGCGCGTCTGGTTCTGCAACCGGCGGCAGAAGGAGAAGCGCATGACCCCTGCGGCTGGCGCGGGCCACCCACCCATGGACGACGTATACGCGCCTGGGGAgctggggccgggcgggggcggcgcgtcgccgcccgcggcgcccccgccgcccccgccggccgcgctgcaccaccaccatcaccacacaCTGCCCGGCTCGGTGCAGTGA